In a genomic window of Streptococcus mitis NCTC 12261:
- the pcsB gene encoding peptidoglycan hydrolase PcsB: MKKKILASLLLSTVMVSQVAVLTTAHAETTDDKIAAQDNKISNLTAQQQEAQKQVDQVQEQVSAIQTEQSNLQSENDRLQAESKKLEGEITELSKNIVSRNDSLQKQARSAQTNGAATNYINTIVNSKSITEAISRVAAMSEIVSANNKMLEQQKADKKAISEKQVANNDAINTVIANQQKLADDAQSLTTKQAELKAAELNLAAEKATAEDEKASLLEKKAAAEAEAKAAAEAEAAYKAKQASQQQTVVASGNTTFTAQVQALSTISSSSSSESSSSESSSSSASTESTSYTPAPVTHRPTYSTNASSYPTGECTWGAKTLAPWAGDYWGNGAQWATSAAAAGFRTGSTPQVGAIACWNDGGYGHVAVVTAVSSSTSIQVSESNYGGNRTIGNKRGWFNPTTTSEGFVTYIYPN; encoded by the coding sequence ATGAAGAAAAAAATCTTAGCGTCACTTTTATTAAGTACAGTAATGGTTTCTCAAGTAGCTGTTTTAACAACTGCGCATGCAGAAACTACTGATGACAAAATTGCTGCTCAAGATAATAAAATCAGTAACTTAACAGCACAACAACAAGAAGCCCAAAAACAAGTTGATCAAGTTCAGGAGCAAGTGTCTGCTATTCAAACAGAGCAATCAAACTTGCAATCTGAAAATGATAGACTACAAGCAGAATCTAAAAAGCTTGAGGGTGAAATTACAGAACTTTCTAAGAATATTGTATCTCGCAATGATTCATTGCAAAAACAAGCTCGTAGTGCTCAAACAAATGGAGCTGCAACAAATTACATCAATACAATTGTAAACTCAAAATCAATTACAGAAGCTATTTCACGTGTTGCTGCAATGAGTGAAATCGTATCTGCAAACAACAAGATGTTGGAACAACAAAAAGCAGATAAAAAAGCTATTTCTGAAAAACAAGTAGCAAACAATGATGCAATTAATACAGTTATTGCAAATCAGCAAAAACTAGCTGATGATGCTCAATCATTAACTACAAAACAAGCTGAGTTGAAAGCTGCAGAATTGAATCTTGCTGCTGAAAAGGCTACTGCAGAGGATGAAAAAGCAAGTTTACTTGAGAAAAAAGCTGCAGCAGAAGCAGAAGCTAAAGCTGCAGCAGAAGCAGAAGCAGCTTATAAAGCTAAACAAGCAAGTCAACAACAAACAGTAGTTGCTTCTGGAAATACAACTTTTACAGCACAAGTTCAAGCACTATCTACTATTTCTTCATCAAGTTCATCTGAGTCAAGTTCGTCTGAATCATCTTCAAGCAGTGCTTCAACAGAATCAACAAGCTACACTCCTGCTCCAGTGACACATCGTCCAACATATAGTACAAATGCTTCAAGTTATCCAACTGGTGAGTGTACATGGGGAGCTAAAACATTGGCGCCTTGGGCTGGAGATTACTGGGGTAATGGAGCACAGTGGGCTACAAGTGCAGCTGCAGCAGGATTCCGTACAGGATCTACACCTCAAGTTGGTGCCATTGCATGTTGGAATGATGGTGGATATGGACACGTAGCCGTGGTTACAGCTGTTTCATCATCAACAAGTATCCAAGTATCTGAATCAAACTATGGTGGAAACCGTACAATCGGAAATAAACGTGGATGGTTCAATCCTACTACGACTTCAGAAGGTTTTGTAACATATATCTATCCAAACTAA
- the mreD gene encoding rod shape-determining protein MreD, which yields MRQLKRVGVFLLLPFFVLIDAHISQLLGSFFPHVHLASHFLFLFLLFETIEVSEYLYLAYCFVVGLVYDIYFFHLIGIATLLFVLLGVFLHKFNSVILLNRWTRMLAIIVMTFLFEMGAYILALVVGLTVDSMSLFIVYSLVPSMILNLIWMIIFQFIFEKFYL from the coding sequence ATGAGACAGTTGAAGCGGGTTGGAGTGTTTTTATTGCTTCCTTTCTTTGTTCTAATTGACGCCCATATTAGCCAGCTTCTGGGCTCATTTTTCCCCCATGTACATTTGGCTAGTCATTTTCTGTTTTTATTTCTCTTATTTGAGACGATAGAAGTATCAGAGTATCTCTATTTAGCTTATTGTTTTGTAGTGGGTTTGGTTTATGACATTTACTTTTTCCACTTGATAGGGATTGCGACTTTGTTGTTCGTCTTGTTGGGAGTATTTCTCCATAAATTTAATAGTGTTATTTTATTGAATCGTTGGACGAGAATGTTGGCAATTATTGTCATGACTTTTCTATTTGAGATGGGAGCTTATATACTTGCATTAGTGGTAGGTTTAACTGTGGATAGTATGTCTTTATTTATAGTCTATAGTTTAGTACCATCAATGATTTTGAACCTTATATGGATGATTATCTTTCAGTTTATTTTTGAAAAATTTTACCTATAA
- the mreC gene encoding rod shape-determining protein MreC encodes MNRFKKSKYVIIVFVTVLLVSALLATTYSSTIVTRLGDGISVVDRVVQKPFQWFDSVKSDLAHLTRTYNENESLKKQIYQLEVKSNEAESLKMENEQLRQLLDMKSKLQATKTLAADVIMRSPVSWKQELTLDAGKSKGASENMLAIANGGLIGSVSKVEENSTMVNLLTNTENADKISVKIQHGSTTIYGIIVGYDKENEVLKISQLNSSSDISAGDKVTTGGLGNFNVADIPVGEVVATTHSTDYLTREVTVKLSADTHNVDVIELVGNS; translated from the coding sequence ATGAACCGTTTTAAAAAATCAAAATATGTCATTATTGTTTTTGTCACTGTTCTGCTTGTGTCAGCTCTCTTAGCGACGACTTATTCAAGTACAATTGTGACAAGATTAGGAGATGGAATCTCAGTGGTTGATAGGGTTGTGCAAAAACCTTTTCAGTGGTTTGATTCTGTCAAATCAGATTTGGCTCATTTGACACGCACTTATAATGAAAATGAAAGTTTGAAGAAACAGATTTACCAATTAGAAGTTAAATCAAATGAGGCGGAAAGTTTAAAGATGGAAAATGAACAACTGCGCCAATTGCTTGATATGAAGTCCAAATTGCAAGCTACAAAGACTTTGGCAGCAGATGTTATTATGCGATCTCCGGTATCTTGGAAGCAGGAGTTGACCTTAGATGCAGGCAAATCAAAAGGGGCTTCTGAGAATATGTTAGCAATTGCAAATGGTGGCTTGATTGGGAGTGTCTCAAAAGTAGAGGAGAACTCTACCATGGTCAACCTTCTGACAAATACGGAAAATGCTGATAAGATTTCTGTTAAAATTCAACATGGTTCTACTACAATTTATGGAATTATTGTTGGCTATGACAAGGAAAATGAAGTTCTAAAAATTAGTCAATTAAATAGTAGTAGCGATATTAGTGCAGGAGATAAGGTGACCACTGGTGGATTAGGAAACTTTAACGTTGCTGATATTCCTGTTGGTGAAGTGGTTGCCACAACGCATAGTACGGACTACTTGACACGAGAAGTAACTGTTAAATTAAGTGCAGATACTCATAATGTGGATGTGATAGAATTAGTGGGGAATTCATAA
- a CDS encoding energy-coupling factor transporter transmembrane component T family protein, producing the protein MDSMILGRYIPGDSIVHRLDPRSKLLAMMLLILIVFWANNPLTNLILFIATGIFIALSGVSLSFFIQGLKSMFFLIAFTTIFQLFFISNGNVLFEFSFVRITDYALQQAGIIFCRFVLIIFFSTLLTLTTMPLSLASAVEALLAPLKSMKVPVHEIGLMLSMSLRFVPTLMDDTTRIMNAQKARGVDFGEGSIVQKVKAMIPILIPLFATSLKRADSLAIAMEARGYQGGKGRSQYRQLKWTRKDTLTILVIIILGCCLFFLKS; encoded by the coding sequence ATGGATAGTATGATTTTGGGGCGTTATATCCCAGGGGATTCGATAGTTCACCGATTGGATCCACGCAGCAAATTACTGGCTATGATGCTACTGATTTTGATCGTTTTTTGGGCTAATAATCCCTTGACGAATCTGATTCTTTTTATAGCGACAGGGATCTTTATTGCCTTGTCAGGAGTATCTCTTTCATTTTTTATTCAGGGCTTGAAGTCTATGTTTTTCTTGATTGCCTTCACAACTATTTTTCAACTGTTTTTCATTTCTAATGGGAATGTTTTATTTGAGTTTTCGTTTGTGAGAATCACGGATTATGCTTTGCAACAAGCTGGAATTATCTTTTGTCGCTTTGTATTGATTATTTTCTTTTCTACTTTGTTAACCTTAACGACCATGCCCTTAAGTTTGGCATCAGCTGTCGAAGCTCTATTAGCACCTTTAAAGAGTATGAAAGTTCCAGTTCATGAAATTGGATTGATGCTGTCTATGAGTTTGCGTTTTGTCCCAACCTTGATGGATGATACGACGCGGATTATGAATGCACAGAAAGCGCGTGGAGTGGATTTTGGAGAAGGAAGTATTGTTCAAAAGGTGAAGGCTATGATTCCCATTTTGATTCCTCTTTTTGCGACAAGTTTAAAACGTGCGGATTCCTTGGCTATCGCAATGGAAGCGCGTGGTTATCAGGGTGGAAAAGGCAGAAGTCAATATCGACAATTGAAATGGACTCGAAAGGATACGCTGACCATTCTTGTTATTATCATACTTGGTTGTTGCTTATTTTTCTTAAAATCTTAG
- a CDS encoding energy-coupling factor transporter ATPase: MGIALENVSFTYQEGTPLASTALSDVSLTIEDGSYTALIGHTGSGKSTILQLLDGLLVPSQGSVRVFDTLITSTSKNKDIRQIRKQVGLVFQFAENQIFEETVLKDVAFGPQNFGVSEEDAEQIAREKLALVGIDESLFDRSPFELSGGQMRRVAIAGILAMEPAILVLDEPTAGLDPLGRKELMNLFKKLHQSGMTIVLVTHLMDDVAEYANQVYVMEKGRLVKFGKPSDVFQDVVFMEEVQLGVPKITAFCKRLADRGVSFKRLPIKIEEFKESLNG; this comes from the coding sequence ATGGGAATTGCTCTAGAAAATGTGAGTTTTACGTATCAAGAAGGGACTCCCTTAGCGTCAACAGCTTTGTCAGATGTTTCTTTGACGATTGAAGATGGTTCTTATACGGCCTTAATTGGCCACACAGGTAGTGGTAAATCAACTATTTTACAACTATTAGATGGTTTATTGGTGCCAAGCCAAGGGAGTGTGCGGGTTTTTGATACCTTAATCACCTCGACTTCTAAAAATAAAGATATTCGTCAAATTAGAAAACAGGTTGGCTTGGTATTTCAGTTTGCTGAAAATCAGATTTTTGAAGAAACGGTTTTGAAGGATGTTGCTTTTGGACCGCAAAATTTTGGAGTTTCTGAAGAAGATGCGGAGCAGATTGCGCGTGAGAAACTGGCTCTGGTTGGAATTGATGAATCACTTTTTGATCGTAGTCCGTTTGAGCTATCAGGTGGACAAATGAGACGTGTCGCCATTGCAGGCATACTTGCCATGGAACCAGCTATATTAGTCTTAGATGAACCCACAGCAGGCCTAGATCCCCTGGGAAGAAAAGAGCTGATGAATTTGTTCAAAAAACTCCACCAGTCAGGGATGACCATTGTCTTGGTAACGCATTTGATGGATGATGTTGCTGAATATGCGAACCAGGTATATGTGATGGAAAAGGGACGTTTAGTTAAGTTTGGTAAACCTAGTGATGTCTTTCAAGATGTTGTTTTTATGGAAGAAGTTCAGTTGGGAGTACCTAAAATTACAGCTTTTTGTAAACGATTGGCTGATAGAGGCGTGTCATTTAAACGATTACCGATTAAGATAGAGGAGTTCAAGGAGTCGCTAAATGGATAG
- a CDS encoding energy-coupling factor ABC transporter ATP-binding protein: MKSVIDVKNLSFRYKESQEYYDVKDITFHVKRGEWLSIVGHNGSGKSTTVRLIDGLLEAESGEIVIDGQRLTEENVWNIRRQIGMVFQNPDNQFVGATVEDDVAFGLENQGLSRQEMKKRVEEALDLVGMLDFKKREPARLSGGQKQRVAIAGVVALRPAILILDEATSMLDPEGRRELIETVKGIRKDYDMTVISITHDLEEVAMSDRVLIMKKGSIESTSSPRELFSRNDLDQIGLDDPFANQLKHSLSQNGYDLPENYLTESELEDKLWELL, translated from the coding sequence ATGAAATCAGTAATTGATGTAAAAAATCTTTCTTTTCGCTATAAGGAAAGTCAGGAATATTACGATGTGAAGGATATTACGTTTCACGTGAAACGTGGAGAATGGCTTTCGATTGTAGGGCATAATGGTAGTGGTAAATCAACGACGGTTCGCTTAATTGATGGCTTACTGGAAGCAGAATCCGGAGAGATTGTAATTGATGGCCAACGGCTGACTGAGGAAAATGTTTGGAATATACGTCGTCAAATCGGTATGGTTTTTCAAAATCCAGACAATCAATTTGTTGGAGCGACTGTTGAAGATGATGTTGCCTTTGGTTTGGAAAATCAGGGACTTTCTCGTCAAGAAATGAAAAAGAGAGTGGAAGAAGCTCTGGATTTGGTTGGCATGTTGGACTTTAAAAAGAGAGAGCCAGCGCGTCTATCAGGTGGCCAAAAGCAACGTGTGGCTATTGCAGGTGTTGTAGCCCTAAGACCAGCTATTTTAATCTTAGATGAAGCAACGAGTATGTTGGATCCTGAGGGACGTAGAGAACTGATTGAGACAGTAAAAGGAATTCGGAAAGACTATGATATGACGGTCATTTCCATTACACATGATTTGGAAGAAGTTGCCATGAGTGATCGTGTGTTGATCATGAAAAAAGGGTCAATTGAATCAACTAGTAGTCCAAGGGAGCTTTTCTCTCGAAATGATTTGGATCAAATTGGATTAGACGATCCTTTTGCTAATCAATTAAAACATTCTTTGAGCCAGAATGGCTATGATTTGCCTGAAAATTATTTGACAGAAAGTGAGCTAGAAGATAAGCTATGGGAATTGCTCTAG